In one window of uncultured Acetobacteroides sp. DNA:
- a CDS encoding DUF1573 domain-containing protein — MKKKILSLVGLLPILVGVAFGQAAKPVINFTKTTHDFGQIEEKGGPVSYSFAFSNTGRVPLILTNVVSSCGCTTPEWPKAPILPGKKGVIKVTFDPMNRPGPIDKTITVSSNATKPLVVLTLSGLVKEKAKDVADLYPRKIGELRMQTSHLAFTRIDPDAVVTNKVGIINTGAKPISVRLSGVPAHLKVSVTPSSLKPNEKGTIVVTYDAKKKNDWGFVVDNMSVLVDDRASDDCRFTVSATVEEDYSKMTPAEMADMPTIKFDRTTYDFGEVAEGKAVVYEYGFKNLGKRDLIIRKIGTSCGCTTGAPSGTIIKPGESGSIKVSFGTSGYSNRQGKTITVITNDPKNPSVVLRLTGNVKPK; from the coding sequence ATGAAAAAAAAGATCTTGTCGTTGGTTGGCTTGCTGCCCATTTTGGTGGGAGTCGCGTTTGGGCAGGCTGCAAAGCCGGTAATAAACTTTACGAAAACCACGCATGACTTCGGACAGATTGAAGAGAAGGGTGGTCCTGTATCGTATTCATTTGCCTTTTCGAATACGGGGAGGGTGCCGCTGATTCTTACCAATGTGGTTTCTTCGTGCGGATGTACCACGCCGGAGTGGCCCAAGGCGCCAATTCTTCCAGGAAAGAAGGGCGTAATAAAGGTTACCTTCGATCCAATGAACCGTCCTGGTCCGATTGATAAAACCATTACGGTATCATCGAATGCTACAAAGCCTCTTGTTGTGCTGACGTTAAGCGGGCTTGTAAAGGAAAAGGCTAAAGACGTTGCTGATTTGTATCCTCGTAAAATAGGGGAGTTGCGTATGCAAACTTCTCACCTTGCCTTTACGCGTATAGATCCAGATGCCGTTGTTACCAATAAGGTCGGAATCATAAATACCGGTGCGAAGCCTATCAGCGTAAGGTTATCAGGTGTGCCTGCTCATTTAAAAGTTAGCGTAACTCCATCTTCGCTAAAGCCTAATGAAAAAGGAACTATAGTGGTAACATACGATGCCAAGAAAAAGAACGATTGGGGTTTTGTGGTTGATAACATGTCTGTTCTTGTAGATGATAGGGCAAGCGACGACTGTCGATTTACGGTTAGCGCTACAGTTGAGGAGGACTACTCTAAGATGACGCCTGCGGAAATGGCAGATATGCCAACCATCAAGTTTGATAGAACCACCTACGACTTTGGTGAAGTTGCCGAGGGGAAGGCTGTGGTGTACGAGTATGGCTTCAAGAATCTTGGCAAAAGGGATTTGATCATCCGTAAAATTGGTACCAGCTGCGGATGTACCACCGGAGCTCCTAGCGGAACCATTATCAAGCCAGGAGAGTCGGGAAGCATTAAGGTTAGCTTCGGCACATCGGGGTATAGCAACCGTCAGGGAAAGACCATAACGGTGATAACCAACGATCCTAAAAATCCGTCGGTGGTGCTTCGTCTGACCGGAAATGTAAAGCCAAAGTAG
- a CDS encoding M20 family metallopeptidase — translation MINLDQIKQEVTESYDWATSIFRYLHQHPELSFEEHETSKFIANTLRKIGITDITSVAGTGLLAAIEGSKEGKSIGLRADIDALPIQEETNLPYASANSGCMHACGHDMHTAVLLSAAKVLWKNRHNIEGTIYLLFQPGEEMFPGGASKVLESGILDSKGIEAFAALHVSPEIETGKVGIRPGMYMASGDEIHIEVKGKGGHAALPHTLDDTVLAASSIVVNLQQLVSRIGDTRIPTVLSIGKFIANGATNIIPSTVKLEGTFRTMNEEWRAKAHQRITEVIESTAKAYHTEAIVDIKKGYPCLINNPQITSKARATFIENLGIENVIDLDIRMTTEDFGFISNRYPSVFFRLGVGGVEGSSGMLHNGKFIANEKALKTGTFALITLAKSLLE, via the coding sequence ATGATAAATCTTGACCAAATCAAGCAGGAGGTCACCGAAAGTTACGATTGGGCAACCTCAATTTTCAGGTATTTGCACCAGCATCCCGAACTTTCGTTCGAAGAACACGAAACCTCAAAGTTTATAGCCAATACGCTACGCAAAATCGGCATTACCGACATCACAAGCGTTGCAGGCACTGGCTTATTGGCAGCTATAGAAGGCTCTAAAGAGGGGAAGTCGATCGGATTAAGAGCCGATATTGACGCCCTCCCCATTCAAGAAGAAACCAACCTACCCTATGCATCTGCCAATAGCGGTTGTATGCATGCCTGCGGTCACGATATGCATACAGCCGTGCTACTATCGGCAGCAAAAGTACTTTGGAAGAATCGACATAATATAGAAGGAACCATCTACCTCCTATTCCAACCTGGCGAAGAGATGTTCCCAGGTGGAGCCAGCAAGGTTCTAGAATCGGGCATACTCGATAGCAAAGGCATTGAAGCCTTTGCAGCGCTTCACGTATCTCCCGAAATAGAAACAGGTAAAGTGGGTATTCGTCCCGGAATGTACATGGCATCAGGCGACGAAATACACATTGAAGTTAAAGGCAAAGGCGGACATGCAGCCCTTCCTCATACACTAGACGACACCGTTCTAGCAGCATCGAGCATCGTGGTTAACTTACAGCAACTAGTTAGCCGTATTGGCGACACCCGCATTCCAACTGTACTGTCAATTGGTAAGTTCATAGCCAATGGTGCAACCAATATCATTCCCTCAACAGTAAAACTCGAAGGAACATTCCGCACCATGAACGAAGAGTGGAGAGCAAAAGCGCATCAGCGCATCACCGAAGTTATTGAGAGTACCGCCAAAGCATACCACACAGAGGCTATTGTTGACATTAAAAAGGGATACCCCTGCCTAATCAACAACCCCCAAATTACCAGCAAGGCAAGAGCTACATTTATTGAGAACTTGGGTATCGAAAATGTCATTGATCTCGACATTCGAATGACAACCGAAGACTTTGGTTTTATCAGCAATCGCTATCCATCCGTATTCTTCCGCCTAGGAGTAGGCGGAGTTGAAGGCTCGTCAGGAATGCTTCACAACGGAAAATTTATAGCCAACGAAAAAGCTCTAAAAACAGGCACCTTTGCACTGATTACCCTTGCCAAAAGTTTGTTGGAATAG
- a CDS encoding (2Fe-2S) ferredoxin domain-containing protein gives MQQKVEVLICLGSSCFSRGNREMLDAIKKHLKENNLEEKVCFKGKLCSNICSSGPTISINGVVYKEVRFNTAITHIENALKQQQ, from the coding sequence ATGCAGCAAAAAGTTGAAGTTCTAATTTGCCTTGGCAGCTCGTGCTTCTCGCGAGGAAACAGAGAGATGCTTGATGCTATAAAAAAGCACCTCAAAGAGAACAACCTTGAAGAAAAGGTATGCTTTAAAGGGAAGCTCTGTTCAAACATCTGCAGCAGCGGACCTACAATTTCCATAAACGGGGTTGTATACAAAGAAGTGCGCTTCAACACGGCAATAACTCATATCGAAAACGCCCTTAAACAGCAGCAATGA
- a CDS encoding 4Fe-4S binding protein — protein MAYKISDDCTACGTCIDECPVEAISSGDIYKIDPEVCTECGTCADVCPVEAIHPA, from the coding sequence ATGGCTTACAAAATTAGTGACGATTGCACCGCTTGCGGTACATGTATTGACGAGTGTCCAGTTGAGGCAATTTCTTCTGGTGATATTTACAAGATCGATCCAGAAGTATGCACCGAGTGTGGAACTTGCGCCGATGTTTGCCCAGTAGAAGCAATTCATCCAGCTTAG
- the meaB gene encoding methylmalonyl Co-A mutase-associated GTPase MeaB — translation MEENENKSALSVNSGVEQPPIVNPNALSQIKRKKRKPLTLDGYVEGILAGNRTILSQAITLLESSLPEHSELAQQIIERCLPYSGKSVRLGITGVPGVGKSTFIEAIGGQITALGHELAVLAIDPSSERSKGSILGDKTRMETLCADPKAFIRPSPSSGSLGGVARKTRETIILCEAAGFDVIFIETVGVGQSETAVHSMVDFFLLLMLAGAGDELQGIKRGIMEMADLIAITKADGVNATKARSAKIEYQSALMLFPATESGWSPKVETCSSLDNAGIMNIWENIERYVALTQENGYFHNRRKDQARYWMIEAINSRLMRNFYNSSEVKVNLELLEQQVLDDKISSFAAANKLLSIYYNSGKH, via the coding sequence ATGGAAGAAAACGAAAACAAAAGCGCATTGAGCGTTAACAGCGGGGTGGAGCAGCCTCCTATTGTTAACCCCAACGCCTTGTCTCAAATTAAAAGAAAAAAGCGGAAGCCTTTAACCCTTGACGGCTATGTGGAGGGTATCTTGGCCGGAAACAGAACCATACTAAGCCAAGCCATAACCCTTCTCGAGAGCTCCTTGCCCGAGCATAGCGAGCTTGCTCAGCAGATCATCGAGCGGTGCTTGCCCTACAGCGGAAAGTCGGTACGGTTGGGCATCACCGGTGTGCCGGGTGTGGGGAAGAGTACGTTTATCGAGGCAATCGGAGGGCAGATTACTGCGCTAGGCCACGAGCTGGCGGTGCTCGCCATCGACCCCAGCTCCGAGCGCTCGAAGGGTAGCATCCTTGGCGATAAAACCCGTATGGAAACGCTTTGCGCCGACCCTAAGGCGTTCATTCGTCCCAGTCCATCGTCGGGCTCGCTTGGTGGTGTTGCCCGTAAAACCCGCGAAACCATCATACTCTGCGAAGCCGCTGGTTTCGATGTAATCTTCATCGAAACGGTAGGGGTGGGGCAGTCGGAAACTGCCGTTCACTCGATGGTTGACTTCTTCCTGCTGCTGATGCTTGCCGGTGCTGGCGACGAGCTGCAGGGCATCAAGCGTGGCATCATGGAGATGGCCGATCTGATTGCCATAACCAAGGCCGATGGGGTAAACGCGACCAAGGCAAGGTCGGCAAAAATAGAGTACCAAAGCGCGCTGATGCTTTTCCCCGCCACCGAGTCTGGCTGGAGCCCCAAGGTGGAAACCTGCTCCTCGTTGGATAACGCTGGCATTATGAATATCTGGGAGAATATAGAGCGCTACGTTGCTCTAACCCAGGAGAACGGCTACTTCCACAACCGGCGCAAGGATCAGGCCCGCTACTGGATGATCGAGGCCATCAATAGCCGCCTGATGCGCAATTTCTACAATAGCAGCGAGGTGAAGGTTAACCTCGAACTGCTGGAGCAGCAGGTACTCGACGATAAGATCAGCTCGTTTGCTGCGGCAAACAAGTTGCTGTCGATTTACTACAATTCGGGGAAGCACTAG